One Rhizobiales bacterium GAS188 DNA window includes the following coding sequences:
- a CDS encoding phosphate ABC transporter substrate-binding protein, PhoT family has protein sequence MYHQAARLVRAAAIGLAISALPSLSQAADITGAGATFPFPIYAKWAEAYKAQTGIGLNYQSIGSGGGIKQITARTVAFGASDVPLTAKELADGGNLVQWPMVMGGIVPVVHLDGINSNDLTLDGVTLAKIFLGEVKSWDAPELKVLNPNAKLPSTPILVVHRADGSGTTFNFTNYLSKVSPDWKSKVGSSTAVEWPVGVGAKGNEGVANNVAQTKGAIGYVETAYAKQNKLTTTKMINKDGKTVEASAASVQAAAANADWAKSDGFYLIITDQPGAAAWPISASTFILMPKEVKDPAASGAALKFFAWAYKEGDKAADALDYVPMPTGVKDLVVKNWAEIKGPDGKPLTGM, from the coding sequence ATGTATCATCAGGCAGCAAGACTCGTCCGCGCCGCGGCGATCGGCCTCGCCATTTCGGCGTTGCCGTCGCTCTCGCAGGCGGCCGATATCACCGGCGCCGGCGCGACATTCCCCTTTCCCATCTACGCCAAATGGGCGGAGGCCTATAAGGCGCAAACCGGGATCGGCTTGAACTACCAGTCGATCGGCTCGGGCGGCGGCATCAAGCAGATCACGGCGCGCACCGTCGCCTTCGGCGCCTCCGACGTGCCTTTGACCGCCAAGGAGCTCGCCGATGGCGGCAACCTCGTCCAATGGCCGATGGTGATGGGCGGCATCGTGCCCGTCGTGCATCTCGACGGCATCAACTCGAACGATCTCACGCTCGATGGCGTCACGCTCGCCAAGATCTTCCTCGGCGAGGTCAAGAGCTGGGACGCGCCGGAGCTGAAGGTGCTCAACCCGAACGCCAAGCTGCCTTCGACGCCGATCCTCGTGGTGCATCGCGCCGACGGCTCCGGCACCACCTTCAACTTCACCAACTACCTTTCCAAGGTCAGCCCCGACTGGAAATCGAAGGTCGGCTCCTCGACCGCGGTCGAATGGCCGGTCGGCGTCGGCGCCAAGGGCAATGAAGGCGTCGCCAACAACGTCGCCCAGACCAAGGGCGCGATCGGCTATGTCGAGACGGCCTATGCCAAGCAGAACAAGCTGACGACGACCAAGATGATCAACAAGGACGGCAAGACCGTCGAGGCGAGTGCCGCTTCGGTCCAGGCCGCCGCCGCCAATGCCGATTGGGCGAAGTCGGACGGTTTTTACCTGATCATCACCGATCAGCCCGGCGCCGCCGCCTGGCCGATCTCGGCGTCGACCTTCATCCTGATGCCGAAAGAGGTGAAGGACCCGGCCGCTTCGGGCGCTGCGCTGAAATTCTTCGCCTGGGCCTATAAGGAAGGCGACAAGGCCGCCGACGCGCTCGATTACGTGCCGATGCCGACCGGCGTGAAGGACCTCGTCGTCAAGAATTGGGCCGAGATCAAGGGCCCGGACGGCAAGCCGCTGACCGGTATGTGA
- a CDS encoding phosphate ABC transporter membrane protein 1, PhoT family, which yields MSLAADASRDHALKRFAASDALFRLVTRSSAYLVLALLGGVIITLIVGSWLALSNFGFSFFASQSWNPNPDILKFGALAPIYGTVVTSVIAMLIAVPVGLGVAVFLTELCPLRLRRLIGTAIELLAGVPSIIYGMWGLFVLAPVLQDFENDYLVPTLSHVPVLSTLFEGPSYGQGILTAGIILAIMVLPFIAAVTRDVFETVPPVLKEAAYGLGCTTREVVSKVVLPYSRVGVIGGGMLALGRALGETMAVTFVIGNDPKIRASILAPGATISSSIANEFAEAKDAMHSSALVALGLILFVITLIVLAAARFMLLRMNRRGGI from the coding sequence ATGAGTTTGGCTGCCGACGCAAGCCGCGACCACGCCCTCAAGCGCTTTGCGGCGAGCGATGCGCTGTTTCGCCTAGTCACGCGCTCGAGCGCCTATCTGGTGCTGGCGCTGCTCGGCGGCGTGATCATCACGCTGATCGTCGGGTCCTGGCTCGCCCTGTCGAATTTCGGCTTCAGCTTCTTCGCATCCCAATCCTGGAACCCGAACCCCGATATCCTCAAATTCGGCGCGCTCGCGCCGATCTACGGGACGGTCGTCACCTCGGTTATCGCCATGCTGATCGCGGTGCCGGTGGGGCTCGGCGTCGCGGTCTTCCTCACCGAACTGTGCCCGCTGCGGCTGCGCCGCCTGATCGGCACCGCGATCGAGCTCCTGGCGGGCGTTCCGAGCATCATCTACGGCATGTGGGGCCTGTTCGTGCTGGCACCGGTGCTGCAGGATTTCGAGAACGATTATCTCGTGCCGACGCTCTCCCATGTCCCGGTGCTGTCGACCCTGTTCGAGGGGCCTTCCTACGGCCAAGGCATACTGACGGCCGGCATCATCCTCGCCATCATGGTGCTGCCTTTCATCGCGGCCGTGACGCGCGACGTGTTCGAGACGGTGCCGCCGGTGCTGAAGGAGGCGGCTTACGGCCTCGGCTGCACCACGCGCGAAGTGGTGAGCAAGGTGGTGCTGCCCTATAGCCGGGTCGGTGTCATCGGCGGCGGCATGCTGGCGCTCGGACGTGCGCTCGGCGAGACCATGGCGGTGACCTTCGTGATCGGCAACGACCCGAAGATCCGCGCTTCCATCCTGGCGCCGGGAGCCACCATCTCGTCGAGCATCGCCAACGAGTTCGCCGAGGCCAAGGACGCCATGCATTCCTCGGCCCTGGTGGCGCTTGGCCTCATCCTGTTCGTGATCACGCTCATCGTCCTCGCGGCGGCCCGCTTCATGCTGCTTCGCATGAACCGGCGCGGCGGGATCTGA
- a CDS encoding phosphate ABC transporter membrane protein 2, PhoT family: MTPRTSLLSRRKSTDALFKGMCYFATALGLSALCLILGSLLSHGLAGLNLRVFTEITPGPGSEGGLLNAIAGSLIMTFIGVLVGTPIGVLAGTFMAEYGRYERVTHAVRFINDILLSAPSIVIGLFVYELIVVPMGSFSGLAGGAALAIIVVPVVVRTTEDMLLLVPNQLREAATSIGAPRSVIIRAVCYRAAQAGIVTGVLLAVARVSGETAPLLFTALGNLNFSLSLTSPMASLPLTINQFASSAYPEWQSLAWTGALIITAAVLLLSIAARALVSKRNSS, from the coding sequence ATGACACCGAGGACGTCGCTCCTGTCTCGCCGCAAATCGACCGATGCCCTGTTCAAGGGCATGTGCTATTTCGCGACCGCGCTCGGCCTCAGCGCGCTGTGCCTGATCCTGGGTTCGCTGCTCTCGCACGGCCTCGCTGGGCTCAATCTGCGCGTCTTCACCGAGATCACGCCGGGACCCGGTTCGGAAGGCGGCCTGCTCAACGCGATCGCGGGCAGCCTGATCATGACCTTCATCGGTGTCCTGGTCGGCACGCCGATCGGCGTCCTTGCCGGCACCTTCATGGCCGAATATGGCCGCTATGAACGCGTGACCCATGCGGTGCGCTTCATCAACGACATCCTGCTCAGCGCCCCCTCGATCGTCATCGGCCTGTTCGTCTACGAATTGATCGTCGTGCCGATGGGCTCGTTCTCGGGCCTCGCCGGCGGCGCGGCGCTCGCCATCATCGTCGTGCCGGTCGTGGTGCGCACCACCGAGGACATGCTGCTGCTCGTGCCCAACCAGTTGCGCGAGGCCGCGACCTCGATCGGCGCCCCGCGCTCCGTGATCATCCGCGCGGTCTGCTACAGGGCGGCGCAGGCCGGCATCGTGACAGGCGTGCTGCTCGCCGTGGCGCGCGTCAGCGGCGAGACGGCGCCGCTTCTGTTCACAGCGCTGGGCAATCTCAATTTCAGCTTGAGCCTGACGAGCCCGATGGCGAGCCTGCCGCTCACCATCAATCAATTCGCCTCGAGCGCCTATCCGGAATGGCAGTCGCTCGCCTGGACGGGCGCCTTGATCATCACGGCAGCCGTGCTGCTGCTCAGCATCGCGGCCCGGGCGCTGGTGTCGAAGAGGAACAGCTCATGA
- a CDS encoding phosphate ABC transporter ATP-binding protein, PhoT family, translating into MSGLTGSAFTNSATPQSAGASASAVNAIATSGIAIHQVPSAPPRDKITIEKLNFFYGQNRALKDITLTLRENEVTAFIGPSGCGKSTLLRVLNRIYELYPNQTAQGRVMLDGEDILDAKQDRNLLRAKIGMVFQKPTPFPMTIYENIAFGVRLYEALPRSEMDGRVEHALRGAALWNEVKDKLHASGNSLSGGQQQRLCIARTVAVKPEVILFDEPCSALDPISTSKIEELIDELSAKYTIAIVTHNMQQAARVSQYTAFMYLGELVEFGETQTIFTSPKQKQTEEYITGRFG; encoded by the coding sequence ATGAGTGGCTTGACGGGCAGTGCTTTCACGAACTCGGCCACCCCGCAGAGTGCCGGCGCCTCCGCGAGCGCGGTCAACGCAATCGCGACGAGCGGCATCGCCATCCATCAGGTGCCCTCGGCCCCGCCGCGCGACAAGATCACGATCGAGAAGCTGAACTTCTTCTACGGCCAGAACCGGGCCTTGAAGGACATCACCCTGACGCTGCGCGAGAATGAGGTCACGGCCTTCATCGGTCCTTCGGGTTGCGGCAAGTCGACCCTCTTGCGCGTCCTCAACCGCATCTATGAGCTCTACCCGAACCAGACCGCGCAAGGGCGGGTGATGCTCGACGGCGAGGACATCCTCGACGCCAAGCAGGACCGGAACCTGTTGCGCGCCAAGATCGGCATGGTGTTCCAGAAGCCGACGCCCTTCCCGATGACCATCTACGAGAACATCGCCTTCGGGGTGCGCCTTTACGAGGCCTTGCCGCGTTCCGAGATGGACGGGCGTGTCGAGCACGCCTTGCGCGGTGCAGCGCTCTGGAACGAGGTGAAGGATAAGCTGCACGCGAGCGGCAACAGCCTGTCGGGGGGCCAGCAGCAGCGCCTGTGCATCGCGCGCACCGTCGCCGTGAAGCCCGAGGTGATCTTGTTCGACGAACCGTGCTCGGCGCTCGATCCGATCTCGACCTCGAAGATCGAGGAGCTGATCGATGAGCTCTCGGCCAAATACACGATCGCCATCGTCACCCACAACATGCAGCAGGCGGCGCGCGTGTCCCAATACACCGCCTTCATGTATCTCGGCGAGCTCGTCGAGTTCGGCGAGACGCAGACGATCTTCACATCACCGAAGCAGAAGCAGACCGAGGAATACATCACCGGGCGCTTCGGCTGA
- a CDS encoding adenylyltransferase and sulfurtransferase: protein MSLSPSEIERYARHIVLREIGGPGQSALQAASVLVLGAGGLGSPLIQYLAAAGIGRIGILDDDVVSLSNLQRQVLHGTPDIGEPKTRSAARSVERLNPHVRVEPLAQRLNAANAGELVARYDVVADGSDNFDTRYALSDACFRERKPLVTAALGVFDGTLTTIRAHERGPDGRWNPSYRCLFPTPPPPGAIPACAEAGVLGALAGVLGSLMAIEVIRQIVGFGEGLVGKLLMVDARSMRFETLAYGWDEHNPLTGMP from the coding sequence ATGAGCCTCTCGCCATCCGAGATCGAGCGCTATGCCCGCCATATCGTGCTGCGCGAGATCGGCGGCCCGGGGCAAAGCGCGCTGCAGGCCGCGAGCGTGCTGGTGCTCGGGGCGGGCGGGCTCGGCTCACCCCTGATCCAATATCTCGCGGCCGCCGGCATCGGCAGAATCGGCATCCTCGACGATGACGTGGTCTCGCTCTCGAACCTGCAGCGCCAGGTGCTGCATGGAACGCCCGATATCGGCGAACCGAAGACGAGGAGCGCCGCGCGGTCCGTGGAACGCCTCAACCCGCATGTGCGGGTCGAGCCCCTGGCACAGCGGCTGAACGCGGCCAATGCGGGGGAGCTCGTGGCGCGCTACGACGTGGTCGCCGACGGCTCGGATAATTTCGACACTCGCTACGCGCTCTCGGATGCCTGTTTCCGTGAAAGGAAGCCGCTCGTCACCGCGGCGCTCGGCGTCTTCGACGGCACGCTGACCACCATCCGGGCCCATGAACGCGGCCCCGACGGGCGCTGGAACCCGAGCTATCGCTGCCTGTTTCCGACGCCGCCGCCGCCGGGCGCGATTCCCGCCTGCGCCGAGGCCGGCGTGCTGGGCGCGCTTGCCGGCGTGCTCGGCTCGCTGATGGCGATCGAGGTGATCCGGCAGATCGTCGGCTTCGGCGAAGGGCTGGTCGGCAAGCTGTTGATGGTCGATGCCCGCTCGATGCGTTTCGAGACGCTCGCTTATGGCTGGGACGAGCACAATCCCTTGACCGGGATGCCCTGA
- a CDS encoding molybdopterin synthase subunit MoaD — protein sequence MKLSYFAWVRERIGKAEEEIELPAQVATIRDLVEWLKGRGEEYAYAFEHGEVVRAAIDRRHVRPEASIAGAHEIAFFPPMTGG from the coding sequence GTGAAGCTCTCCTATTTCGCCTGGGTCCGCGAACGGATCGGCAAGGCCGAGGAGGAGATCGAGCTGCCGGCGCAGGTCGCGACCATCCGCGACCTCGTCGAATGGCTGAAGGGGCGCGGCGAGGAATACGCCTATGCGTTCGAGCATGGCGAGGTGGTGCGCGCCGCGATCGACCGCCGCCATGTCCGTCCCGAGGCCTCGATCGCCGGAGCGCATGAGATCGCCTTCTTCCCGCCGATGACGGGAGGATGA
- a CDS encoding CDP-diacylglycerol--glycerol-3-phosphate 3-phosphatidyltransferase/cardiolipin synthase — MFQSLAMVHAPSLTTRSRLIWNLPNLLTYGRVLAVPAVTALLFWHTENWMRWLALAIFAAAAITDYFDGYLARAWQQQSTLGRMLDPIADKLLVAATLLMLVHAGTIQSWSIWAAIVILCREILVSGLREFLAELRVSVPVTALAKWKTTVQLVAIGFLIAGPAGEVVLPGTVSIGLWLLWIAAGLTIYTGWDYMQAGMKHVIDDAPFGDGGGSSP, encoded by the coding sequence ATGTTTCAGTCCTTGGCGATGGTGCATGCCCCCTCTTTGACGACTCGGTCCCGGCTGATCTGGAATCTGCCGAACCTCCTGACCTATGGGCGCGTGCTGGCGGTGCCGGCCGTGACGGCCCTGTTGTTCTGGCACACCGAGAACTGGATGCGCTGGCTGGCGCTCGCCATCTTCGCGGCCGCCGCGATCACCGATTATTTCGACGGCTATCTGGCCCGGGCCTGGCAGCAGCAATCGACCCTCGGGCGCATGCTCGATCCCATCGCCGACAAGCTCCTGGTGGCGGCGACACTGCTCATGCTCGTGCATGCGGGAACGATCCAGTCCTGGTCCATCTGGGCCGCCATCGTCATCCTGTGTCGCGAGATCCTGGTCTCCGGCCTGCGGGAATTCCTGGCGGAGCTGCGCGTCAGCGTGCCGGTCACCGCGCTCGCCAAATGGAAGACCACCGTGCAGCTCGTGGCGATCGGCTTCCTCATCGCCGGCCCGGCCGGCGAGGTGGTGCTGCCCGGCACGGTGAGCATCGGCCTGTGGCTGTTGTGGATCGCGGCCGGGCTCACGATCTATACCGGGTGGGATTACATGCAGGCCGGCATGAAGCACGTGATCGACGATGCCCCTTTCGGCGATGGCGGCGGGAGCTCGCCGTGA
- a CDS encoding phosphoglucosamine mutase — protein sequence MARKYFGTDGIRGKANAIITPELALKVGQAAGLVFQRGDYRHRVVIGKDTRLSGYMIENAMVAGFTSVGLDVLLLGPMPTPAVAMLTRSMRCDIGVMISASHNGFEDNGIKLFGPDGYKLSDEIEGDIAALLDQNLASRLSEAPDLGRAKRIESVHARYIEFAKRTLPRGLGLDGMRVVVDCANGAAYKVAPEALWELGAEVITIGVDPDGFNINKECGSTAPQTLVNKVKEMRADVGIALDGDADRVLIVDERGHLVDGDQLMGVVATSWREDNRLSQPGIVATVMSNLGLERYLNGIGLSLARTAVGDRYVLEYMREHGYNLGGEQSGHIIMSDYTTTGDGLVAALQLLAVVKRTERPVSEVCHCFEPLPQVLKNVRYKIGEPLAEQNVVTAIESGRGRLGNQGRLVIRPSGTEPVIRVMGEGDDRDLVERVVDDIVEALMKAA from the coding sequence ATGGCGCGCAAATATTTCGGCACGGACGGCATTCGCGGCAAGGCGAACGCGATCATCACGCCGGAACTCGCGCTCAAGGTCGGCCAGGCGGCGGGCCTCGTCTTCCAGCGCGGCGATTACCGCCACCGGGTGGTGATCGGCAAGGATACGCGCCTGTCCGGCTACATGATCGAGAACGCCATGGTGGCCGGTTTCACCTCGGTCGGGCTCGACGTGCTGCTGCTGGGGCCGATGCCGACGCCGGCAGTCGCGATGCTGACGCGGTCGATGCGCTGCGATATCGGCGTCATGATCTCGGCATCCCATAACGGTTTCGAGGATAACGGCATCAAGCTGTTCGGACCGGACGGCTACAAGCTCTCGGACGAGATCGAGGGCGACATCGCCGCCTTGCTCGATCAGAATCTGGCGAGCCGCCTTTCGGAAGCCCCCGATCTCGGTCGCGCCAAGCGCATCGAGAGCGTGCATGCGCGCTACATCGAATTCGCCAAGCGCACCTTGCCGCGCGGCCTTGGCCTCGACGGTATGCGGGTCGTCGTCGATTGCGCCAATGGGGCCGCCTATAAGGTGGCGCCGGAGGCATTGTGGGAGCTCGGCGCCGAGGTGATCACCATCGGGGTCGACCCGGACGGCTTCAACATCAACAAGGAATGCGGCTCGACCGCACCCCAAACCCTGGTCAACAAGGTCAAGGAGATGCGCGCCGATGTCGGCATCGCGCTCGATGGCGATGCCGATCGCGTGCTGATCGTCGATGAGCGGGGCCATCTGGTGGACGGCGATCAATTGATGGGGGTGGTCGCCACCAGCTGGCGCGAGGATAACCGCCTCTCCCAGCCCGGCATCGTCGCGACCGTCATGTCCAATCTCGGCCTCGAGCGCTATCTGAACGGCATCGGGCTGTCGCTGGCGCGCACCGCGGTCGGGGACCGCTATGTGCTCGAATATATGCGCGAGCACGGCTACAATCTGGGTGGCGAGCAATCCGGCCATATCATCATGTCGGACTACACCACCACAGGAGATGGCCTCGTGGCGGCGCTGCAGCTGCTGGCCGTGGTCAAGCGTACCGAGCGGCCGGTCAGCGAGGTCTGCCATTGCTTCGAGCCGCTGCCCCAGGTCCTCAAGAATGTGCGCTACAAGATCGGCGAGCCACTGGCCGAGCAGAATGTCGTGACCGCGATCGAGAGCGGCCGGGGCCGCCTCGGCAATCAGGGACGCCTGGTCATTCGCCCCTCGGGCACCGAGCCCGTCATCCGGGTGATGGGGGAGGGCGATGACCGCGATCTCGTCGAGCGCGTCGTCGACGATATCGTCGAAGCCCTGATGAAGGCGGCGTAG
- a CDS encoding Opacity protein, protein MGFVKSLTAASLLSLSSVVALGGVAAQAADLAPLPAPPLPPPVEFAGNWYIRGDVGVASYSTGQWTQPVTVNQGEQLLSSGFLSKSIQEPAFIDAGIGYQFNQWIRADVTAEYRTAIGLRGVFQEKIFNPFVPFAFLGQNEMPGTLQSTLVMANAYADIGTWYGLTPYVGAGVGIVRHNMSGFTDSGFAFSGTAFAANGLPNGALSPVLNSPITDKTKTNFAWAAMAGLSYSITPNLKLDLGYRYMNLGTVSSGIIHCLCGQTFQGFKVKDLTSNEFRIGMRWMFGEVGPIAMAPPAPEYVPQQPIVRKY, encoded by the coding sequence ATGGGCTTCGTGAAGTCTCTCACGGCAGCGAGCCTGTTGTCGCTGAGCAGCGTCGTGGCGCTGGGCGGTGTGGCGGCGCAGGCCGCCGATCTTGCTCCCCTGCCGGCACCGCCACTGCCCCCGCCGGTCGAATTCGCCGGCAATTGGTATATCCGCGGCGATGTGGGCGTCGCCTCCTACTCGACCGGTCAATGGACCCAGCCAGTGACCGTCAATCAGGGAGAGCAGCTCCTGTCCTCGGGCTTCCTGTCGAAGTCGATCCAGGAGCCGGCTTTCATCGATGCCGGTATCGGTTACCAGTTCAACCAGTGGATCCGCGCCGATGTGACGGCCGAATACCGCACCGCGATCGGCCTGCGCGGCGTCTTCCAGGAAAAGATCTTCAACCCCTTCGTTCCCTTCGCCTTCCTTGGCCAGAACGAAATGCCGGGCACTCTGCAGTCGACCCTGGTCATGGCCAATGCCTATGCGGATATCGGCACCTGGTATGGGCTGACTCCCTATGTGGGCGCCGGCGTCGGCATCGTCCGCCACAACATGAGCGGCTTCACCGATTCAGGTTTCGCCTTCAGCGGCACCGCATTCGCCGCCAATGGCTTGCCGAACGGAGCACTGTCACCGGTCTTGAACAGCCCGATCACCGATAAGACCAAGACCAATTTCGCCTGGGCCGCCATGGCCGGACTCTCCTACAGCATCACGCCGAATCTCAAGCTCGACTTGGGCTATCGCTACATGAATCTCGGCACGGTCAGCTCGGGGATCATCCACTGCCTCTGCGGCCAGACCTTCCAGGGCTTCAAGGTCAAGGATCTGACCTCGAACGAGTTCCGCATCGGTATGCGCTGGATGTTCGGCGAGGTCGGCCCGATCGCCATGGCACCGCCTGCGCCTGAATATGTGCCGCAACAGCCGATCGTGCGCAAATACTGA